Proteins encoded within one genomic window of Candidatus Binatia bacterium:
- a CDS encoding cyclase → MPARSSLLVCTLLGILVLAACDRRPPAPRRPRAIVDLSPLLDERTLELQYGRKAATFFGLDLRLEAEPVVPEDPLRTYGFAYYRLLSHAGAHLDAPSRLLKNGARPAEVPLERLFGWTRVLDLRWHDRNSPITVTDLENYRVRENEIIVLHVGYEPPADDEWPRYAYLSEPAAHWLAEKNIRALATDMPSISDLRTSAEEMEKGSPPQKIWPAHLPFFERGIPVLEGLVHLEQLIGERRIYLAAFPLAVLDRSGAPVRAVALLYD, encoded by the coding sequence ATGCCCGCGCGAAGCTCGTTGCTCGTGTGCACTCTCCTCGGAATCCTGGTCCTTGCCGCGTGCGACCGGCGTCCTCCCGCCCCGCGACGCCCCCGCGCGATCGTGGATCTTTCGCCCCTTCTGGACGAGAGGACGCTCGAACTCCAGTACGGCCGGAAGGCGGCCACGTTCTTCGGCCTCGACCTGAGACTCGAGGCCGAGCCCGTCGTTCCGGAAGACCCGCTGCGGACCTACGGCTTCGCGTACTACCGACTCCTGAGCCACGCGGGCGCGCATCTCGACGCGCCCTCGCGGCTTCTCAAGAACGGGGCGCGCCCCGCGGAGGTCCCCCTCGAGAGACTCTTCGGCTGGACGCGGGTGCTCGACCTCCGATGGCACGACCGGAACAGTCCCATCACCGTGACCGATCTCGAGAACTACCGGGTCCGGGAAAACGAGATCATCGTGCTCCACGTGGGATACGAGCCGCCGGCCGACGACGAGTGGCCGCGCTATGCGTATCTTTCGGAGCCCGCGGCACACTGGCTGGCCGAAAAGAACATCCGCGCGCTCGCGACCGACATGCCCAGCATCAGCGACCTTCGCACCTCGGCCGAGGAAATGGAAAAAGGGAGCCCTCCGCAGAAAATCTGGCCGGCACACCTCCCCTTTTTCGAGCGCGGCATCCCGGTCCTCGAGGGGCTCGTCCACCTCGAGCAGCTCATCGGCGAGCGCCGGATTTACCTGGCTGCTTTCCCCCTGGCGGTCCTCGATCGAAGCGGGGCGCCCGTACGTGCCGTAGCGCTGCTCTACGACTGA
- the dapB gene encoding 4-hydroxy-tetrahydrodipicolinate reductase — MSRPPLVVSGAAGRMGRQLLSLAFGEGYPVLGAVEAPGHPLLGTDAGELVGAGRRGVPIGDDYTALPVEKGVTLEFTNPQVTLEHLRVAAARQAPIVVGTTGFDDLERQELEALASRTRSVVAPNMSVGVNVLLGLVELAARSLGHDFDIEVLELHHRMKEDAPSGTALALGRVAASARGRALEEIGVYGRQGRVGRRKDSEIGVLALRGGDAVGDHTVYFLGPGERLELTHRAQSRECLARGALRAASWLWEQRRAGLFTMRDVLGLGSGLSK; from the coding sequence ATGAGCCGGCCTCCGCTCGTCGTCTCCGGCGCTGCCGGCCGGATGGGAAGACAGCTCCTCTCTCTCGCTTTCGGAGAGGGATATCCCGTCCTCGGTGCCGTCGAAGCCCCCGGCCACCCTTTGCTCGGGACCGACGCGGGAGAGCTCGTGGGGGCAGGACGCCGCGGCGTTCCGATCGGGGACGACTACACGGCCCTTCCCGTCGAAAAGGGGGTCACGCTCGAGTTCACGAACCCGCAGGTCACGCTCGAACACCTCCGGGTCGCGGCGGCCCGGCAAGCCCCGATCGTCGTCGGAACCACGGGGTTCGACGACCTCGAGAGGCAGGAGCTCGAGGCACTGGCTTCGCGGACCCGCTCCGTCGTGGCTCCCAACATGAGCGTGGGCGTCAACGTCCTTCTCGGCCTCGTCGAGCTCGCCGCTCGATCTCTGGGGCACGACTTCGACATCGAGGTGCTCGAGCTGCATCACCGCATGAAGGAAGACGCGCCGAGTGGCACCGCCCTGGCGCTCGGGCGGGTCGCTGCGTCCGCGAGGGGGCGTGCTCTCGAGGAGATCGGGGTCTACGGCCGGCAGGGTAGGGTGGGCCGAAGAAAAGACAGCGAGATCGGGGTCCTGGCTCTACGCGGGGGAGATGCCGTGGGAGACCACACGGTCTATTTCCTCGGGCCGGGCGAACGGCTCGAGCTCACGCACAGGGCGCAAAGCCGAGAATGCCTGGCCCGGGGTGCGCTGCGGGCTGCCTCGTGGCTCTGGGAGCAGCGGCGAGCGGGGCTCTTTACCATGCGGGACGTCCTGGGCCTCGGCTCGGGTTTGTCAAAATGA
- a CDS encoding 2-amino-4-hydroxy-6-hydroxymethyldihydropteridine diphosphokinase, with translation MPRRKASGPTETPEIFHRAFIGIGSNLGDRVENYREACRRIAELPHTRIVKESSLYESEPLGDAKTWFVNGVIEIETALSPQQLLSKLKAIEKAMGRKKVRGKRWGSRIIDLDILFYDREVVEQRNLKIPHKELQNRRFVLLPLSELAPMLVHPTLNMTVTELLAALKDSKKVHLLRIEPPPRRGWA, from the coding sequence GTGCCTAGGCGCAAGGCTTCGGGTCCCACGGAAACACCCGAGATTTTCCACCGTGCGTTCATCGGCATCGGTTCGAACCTGGGCGACCGGGTCGAGAATTACCGCGAAGCCTGCCGGCGGATAGCCGAACTCCCCCACACGCGCATCGTCAAGGAATCGTCGCTCTACGAGAGCGAGCCGCTCGGGGATGCGAAAACCTGGTTCGTCAACGGCGTGATCGAGATCGAAACCGCGCTCTCTCCGCAGCAGCTTCTCTCCAAGCTCAAGGCCATCGAAAAAGCCATGGGGCGAAAGAAGGTGCGCGGAAAGCGGTGGGGCTCGCGGATCATCGACCTCGACATTCTCTTTTACGACCGCGAGGTGGTCGAGCAGCGGAACCTGAAGATCCCCCACAAGGAGCTACAGAACCGCCGATTCGTGCTCCTGCCGCTGAGCGAGCTCGCGCCCATGCTCGTCCACCCGACCCTCAACATGACCGTCACGGAGCTTTTGGCCGCACTGAAGGACTCGAAGAAAGTCCACCTTCTACGCATCGAGCCCCCGCCTCGGCGGGGGTGGGCCTAG
- the dapF gene encoding diaminopimelate epimerase has product MKRVRFVKMHGLGNDYVYVDGFSQVLENPGELARRWSPRRTGIGSDGLILILPSREADCRMEIYNADGSRAEMCGNGIRCVAKYVYESGIAKKNPLRVETDAGEKIVWLEVDEAGRVRRATVDMGSPILEGPRIPVRAEGRVVGYPLEVDGERVRVTCVSMGNPHCVVFVESPERLESLDLATVGPRFEHHPFFPNRVNTEFVHVEGPGRLVARVWERGSGETMACGTGACAAAVAAALEGRGARKATVALRGGELEIDWREGDGHVYMTGPATEVFRGEIEVDG; this is encoded by the coding sequence ATGAAGCGGGTTCGGTTCGTGAAGATGCACGGCCTCGGGAACGACTACGTGTACGTGGACGGGTTCTCCCAGGTACTCGAAAACCCGGGCGAGCTCGCACGGCGATGGAGCCCCCGCCGCACCGGCATCGGGTCCGACGGCCTGATCCTGATCCTCCCTTCCCGGGAGGCGGACTGCCGGATGGAAATCTACAACGCGGACGGAAGCCGCGCCGAGATGTGCGGGAACGGCATCCGGTGCGTCGCAAAGTACGTCTACGAGTCCGGCATCGCGAAGAAAAACCCGCTCCGGGTCGAAACGGACGCGGGCGAGAAAATCGTCTGGCTCGAGGTGGACGAGGCAGGCCGCGTGCGACGGGCGACCGTCGACATGGGCTCCCCGATCCTCGAAGGGCCGAGGATCCCGGTCCGGGCCGAGGGACGGGTCGTCGGCTATCCGCTGGAGGTCGACGGGGAGCGCGTTCGCGTCACCTGCGTTTCCATGGGCAACCCGCACTGTGTCGTTTTCGTCGAGAGCCCGGAGCGGCTCGAAAGTCTCGACCTCGCCACCGTGGGCCCCCGTTTCGAGCACCACCCGTTTTTCCCGAACAGGGTGAACACGGAGTTCGTCCACGTCGAAGGTCCGGGACGACTCGTGGCCCGCGTCTGGGAGAGGGGTAGCGGCGAGACGATGGCGTGCGGTACCGGCGCCTGTGCGGCGGCCGTCGCGGCGGCGCTCGAGGGGCGGGGTGCGAGAAAGGCGACCGTGGCCCTTCGGGGCGGAGAGCTCGAGATCGACTGGCGCGAAGGCGACGGCCACGTGTACATGACCGGGCCGGCCACGGAAGTCTTTCGCGGAGAAATCGAGGTGGATGGATGA
- a CDS encoding iditol 2-dehydrogenase, translating to MLAAFCPSPGRIELREVPRPEPGPTDVLVRVRSCGICGSDLHYYHGALPCPPVCPGHEIAGEIAELGKDVRGPAPGDRVAVEPVRICGACPYCLVGDYQLCRNLRLLGIQEDGGFAEFVRVPARSVFRLPSGCDWFVGALAEPASVALHGVRLAGVRLGQRVLVLGGGTIGLLAALAARSAGASEVLVTVRYPQQAEAARSLGAVPFTDEQEGELLAYAADNPVDAVIETVGGKANTLSQALFAVRPGGCVSVLGVFPEPVAIQALVLMAKEVRVVGSMIYGRTGPRADFEIALELLDRHRDTVRAWVTHRFPLDRIAEGFATASDKKAGSIKVAIHPPD from the coding sequence ATGCTCGCCGCTTTCTGCCCCTCCCCCGGACGGATCGAACTCCGGGAAGTTCCCCGCCCCGAACCGGGTCCGACCGACGTCCTCGTGCGAGTCCGGAGCTGCGGGATCTGCGGCAGCGACCTCCACTACTACCACGGGGCGCTCCCCTGCCCGCCGGTCTGCCCGGGCCACGAGATCGCGGGGGAAATCGCCGAACTCGGAAAGGACGTCCGCGGCCCCGCTCCCGGCGACCGCGTCGCCGTCGAGCCCGTACGGATCTGCGGGGCTTGCCCGTACTGCCTCGTGGGCGACTACCAGCTCTGCCGAAACCTGCGCCTTCTGGGAATCCAGGAAGACGGCGGGTTCGCCGAATTCGTGCGGGTTCCCGCACGCTCGGTCTTCCGGCTCCCCTCCGGGTGCGACTGGTTCGTGGGGGCGCTCGCCGAGCCGGCTTCGGTCGCCCTTCACGGAGTCCGGCTCGCGGGAGTCCGGCTCGGGCAGCGTGTTCTCGTCCTCGGGGGAGGGACCATCGGCCTTCTGGCTGCGCTCGCGGCCCGCTCGGCCGGCGCGTCGGAAGTCCTCGTGACGGTGCGCTACCCCCAGCAAGCCGAAGCTGCCCGCTCGCTCGGTGCCGTACCCTTCACCGACGAGCAGGAAGGGGAGCTCCTGGCCTACGCGGCGGACAACCCCGTAGACGCGGTCATCGAAACGGTCGGAGGCAAGGCGAACACCCTTTCCCAGGCACTGTTCGCAGTTCGCCCCGGCGGGTGCGTGAGCGTGCTCGGGGTTTTTCCCGAGCCCGTAGCGATCCAGGCCCTCGTCCTGATGGCCAAAGAGGTCCGTGTGGTCGGCTCGATGATCTACGGACGGACGGGGCCCCGTGCCGACTTCGAAATCGCTCTCGAGCTCCTCGATCGCCACCGCGACACGGTACGGGCGTGGGTCACGCACCGCTTTCCGCTCGACCGCATCGCCGAAGGCTTCGCCACGGCCTCCGACAAGAAAGCCGGAAGCATCAAGGTGGCGATCCATCCCCCGGACTGA
- a CDS encoding ubiquinol-cytochrome c reductase: MASVPRWLLKTEPSSYSLADLERDRKTVWDGVRNALALSYLRRIRKGDLVLVYHTGEEKAVVGVARAESDPYPDPEGEDEKLLVVDVGFVRRLARPVPLAALRKEPALRDWALLRLPRLSVLPVGPDEWRVVERLAGERTKKA, encoded by the coding sequence ATGGCCTCGGTCCCACGCTGGCTCCTGAAAACCGAACCTTCGTCGTACTCGCTCGCCGATCTCGAGCGGGACCGCAAGACCGTGTGGGACGGCGTCCGGAACGCGCTCGCGCTCTCGTACCTCCGGCGCATCCGGAAGGGAGACCTCGTGCTCGTCTATCATACAGGTGAAGAGAAAGCCGTGGTCGGCGTGGCCCGCGCGGAGAGCGATCCGTACCCGGACCCGGAAGGCGAGGACGAGAAGCTCCTCGTCGTGGACGTGGGTTTCGTCCGCCGCCTCGCGCGCCCGGTTCCGCTGGCCGCGCTTCGCAAGGAGCCGGCTCTCCGGGACTGGGCACTTCTACGCCTGCCCAGGCTCTCGGTCTTGCCGGTCGGGCCCGACGAGTGGCGTGTGGTCGAACGACTCGCGGGAGAAAGGACGAAAAAGGCGTGA
- the uvrd gene encoding DNA helicase codes for MERYTLRVPVGGRRDSFRIAYEKELNPRQYEAVMAGEGPLLVVAGAGTGKTRTLVYRVARLVESGVDPGRILLLTFTRRAAGEMLRRASALLDGRCEHVTGGTFHSFANVVLRRYGSRIGIRPNFTILDRGDAEDVVGLLRAELGLDRASRRFPRKQTVASILSASVNKCLSLPELLEAEYPHLLEELPDLERLERRYREYKAEQQLLDYDDLLLRLRELLLADEGVRFRLGDHYRYVLVDEYQDTNLLQAEIVELLACAHRNVTVVGDDAQSIYSFRGANFRNIVEFPNRFPGTRVIRLEENYRSTQPILDVANAILARAREGYRKVLYTRRQGGERPVLFATGTERIQSRLVCQKILELREEGVPLSEMAVLFRAAYHSFDLELELARAGIPFVKRGGFRFAESAHIKDVLAHLRIVANPTDAVSWHRVLLLLEGVGPRTAEVVLRSIRGGRPPAEVLREPGLRGDPAELENLASLYERLGGLSSPGALVEEVLRYYEEILRRRYRDDYPKRERDLEQFAVLAARYRSLDALLADLALEPPVDVKDGRWITEESAEEGVLTLSTVHSAKGLEWDTVFVIWVAEGRFPSLYGFDDPGEVEEERRLLYVAATRAKERLYFVYPTELFERGGNVYWGSVSRFLADIPEDVLRRAVVVEEDVSPGDGSPP; via the coding sequence ATGGAGCGGTACACCTTGCGCGTGCCGGTGGGGGGGCGGCGCGACTCTTTCCGGATCGCCTACGAAAAAGAGCTCAATCCGAGGCAGTACGAAGCCGTGATGGCCGGGGAAGGGCCGCTTCTCGTCGTCGCGGGGGCCGGAACGGGCAAGACGAGAACGCTCGTCTACCGTGTGGCGAGACTCGTCGAGTCGGGCGTGGACCCCGGCCGGATCCTCCTTCTCACCTTCACGCGCCGCGCGGCCGGGGAAATGCTCCGGCGTGCCTCGGCGCTCCTCGACGGCCGGTGCGAGCACGTGACGGGCGGTACGTTCCACTCGTTCGCCAACGTCGTGTTACGGCGGTACGGAAGCCGGATCGGCATTCGTCCCAACTTCACGATCCTGGACCGGGGGGACGCCGAGGACGTGGTGGGTCTTTTGCGGGCCGAACTCGGGCTCGACAGGGCTTCGCGTCGCTTTCCGCGCAAGCAGACGGTCGCGTCGATCCTGAGCGCGAGCGTGAACAAGTGCCTTTCCTTGCCCGAGCTCCTCGAGGCCGAGTACCCCCATCTTCTCGAAGAACTTCCGGACCTCGAGCGGCTCGAGCGGCGTTACCGCGAGTACAAAGCCGAACAGCAGCTTCTCGACTACGACGACCTGCTGCTGCGGTTGCGGGAGCTTCTTCTGGCCGACGAAGGGGTCCGTTTTCGGCTCGGCGACCACTACCGCTACGTTCTGGTCGACGAGTACCAGGATACGAACCTGCTGCAGGCCGAAATCGTCGAGCTTCTCGCTTGCGCCCACCGCAACGTGACGGTCGTGGGCGACGACGCCCAGAGCATCTACTCCTTCCGCGGCGCGAACTTCCGCAACATCGTCGAGTTTCCGAACCGCTTTCCGGGCACGAGAGTGATCCGGCTCGAGGAAAACTACCGGAGCACGCAGCCCATCCTCGACGTCGCGAACGCCATCCTGGCGCGGGCCAGGGAAGGGTACCGCAAGGTGCTCTACACGCGCCGGCAGGGCGGCGAGCGTCCGGTGCTGTTCGCCACCGGGACCGAGCGCATCCAGAGCAGGCTCGTGTGCCAGAAGATCCTCGAGCTCCGGGAAGAAGGCGTGCCGCTTTCCGAGATGGCCGTGCTGTTTCGCGCGGCTTACCATTCCTTCGACCTCGAGCTCGAGCTCGCCCGTGCGGGGATCCCGTTCGTCAAGCGGGGCGGCTTTCGCTTCGCCGAGAGTGCCCACATCAAGGACGTTCTCGCCCACCTTCGCATCGTCGCCAACCCGACGGACGCGGTGTCGTGGCATCGGGTCCTCCTCTTGCTCGAGGGCGTGGGGCCGCGCACGGCCGAGGTCGTTCTGCGCTCGATCCGGGGCGGAAGGCCGCCCGCCGAGGTGCTCCGAGAACCGGGGTTGCGAGGCGACCCCGCGGAGCTCGAGAATCTGGCGTCCCTCTACGAGCGGCTCGGCGGGCTTTCCTCGCCCGGGGCGCTCGTGGAGGAGGTCCTCCGCTACTACGAGGAGATCCTGCGTCGTCGGTACCGGGACGATTACCCGAAAAGAGAGCGGGATCTCGAGCAGTTCGCCGTACTCGCGGCTCGCTACAGGTCGCTCGACGCTCTGCTCGCCGACCTGGCCCTCGAACCGCCGGTCGACGTGAAAGACGGGCGGTGGATCACCGAAGAAAGCGCCGAGGAGGGGGTTCTCACGCTCTCGACCGTCCACTCGGCGAAGGGGCTCGAGTGGGACACGGTCTTCGTCATCTGGGTCGCGGAGGGCCGGTTTCCTTCGCTTTACGGCTTCGACGACCCGGGCGAAGTGGAAGAGGAGCGGCGCTTGCTCTACGTCGCGGCCACGAGAGCCAAAGAGCGTCTCTACTTCGTCTACCCCACCGAACTCTTCGAGCGAGGAGGGAACGTCTACTGGGGGAGCGTCTCGCGCTTTCTCGCGGACATCCCCGAAGACGTCCTGCGCCGGGCCGTCGTCGTCGAGGAGGACGTCAGTCCGGGGGATGGATCGCCACCTTGA
- a CDS encoding hydrogenase: MKSRFGMKPTRGTLRKSAGKLAPGKVPRSVLEELFRLSGERDPRVLVGAGFGVDAAVVGVGNGRVLVLKSDPVTFTEEEAGWYAVHVNANDIAVMGARPRWFQPTILLPPGTTREAVRSVAREIHRAAKSLGIAVTGGHTEVTPAVRQIVVAGDMQGTALRRELVTPARVRPGDALLLVGSAALEGTSILARRDFARTTRLLGARGARRAARFHRVPGISVVAPALLCARAGASGMHDATEGGVAMALYEFAEASGVRFVVDLDRIPVREETRVLCGHYGLDPLRLLSSGALLVAVPAERCEKVAGVLERRGYRVGRLGSAEKGRGVRATRAGKVVPFRYSERDELARLDVTPRSRTAGR, from the coding sequence ATGAAGTCTCGATTCGGCATGAAACCGACTCGCGGCACCCTGCGGAAATCCGCCGGAAAGCTGGCCCCCGGCAAGGTTCCGAGGTCGGTTCTCGAGGAACTTTTCCGGCTCTCGGGGGAGCGCGACCCTCGGGTTCTCGTCGGTGCGGGCTTCGGAGTCGACGCCGCGGTGGTAGGAGTCGGAAACGGTCGGGTGCTCGTCCTCAAGAGCGATCCCGTCACGTTCACCGAGGAGGAAGCCGGGTGGTATGCGGTCCACGTCAATGCCAACGACATCGCCGTGATGGGGGCGAGACCCCGCTGGTTCCAGCCCACCATCCTGTTACCGCCCGGGACGACACGAGAGGCGGTGCGCTCGGTCGCCCGGGAAATCCACCGGGCCGCGAAGAGTCTCGGCATTGCGGTGACAGGCGGGCACACCGAAGTGACACCGGCCGTGCGGCAGATCGTCGTCGCGGGGGACATGCAGGGTACGGCTCTCCGGCGCGAGCTCGTGACCCCGGCTCGGGTACGTCCCGGAGACGCGCTGCTTCTCGTGGGAAGCGCGGCGCTCGAAGGAACTTCGATCCTCGCACGGCGGGACTTCGCCCGCACCACGCGCCTTCTGGGCGCGAGGGGTGCACGCCGGGCGGCAAGGTTCCACCGGGTCCCGGGAATCTCCGTCGTGGCTCCTGCTCTGCTCTGTGCCCGGGCAGGCGCGAGCGGGATGCACGACGCGACCGAAGGAGGCGTCGCGATGGCGCTCTACGAGTTCGCGGAGGCATCGGGCGTCCGTTTCGTCGTCGACCTCGACCGGATCCCGGTACGCGAAGAGACGCGGGTGCTCTGCGGTCACTACGGACTCGACCCGCTGCGGCTTCTGTCCTCGGGCGCTCTCCTGGTCGCCGTGCCCGCGGAGCGGTGCGAAAAGGTAGCCGGGGTGCTCGAACGGCGGGGGTATCGGGTCGGACGGCTGGGCTCCGCCGAGAAGGGAAGGGGAGTTCGGGCTACGAGGGCCGGAAAAGTCGTGCCGTTCCGGTACTCCGAGCGGGACGAGCTGGCTCGCCTCGACGTCACGCCTCGCAGCAGGACGGCCGGCCGGTGA
- the argH gene encoding argininosuccinate lyase: MPSGKAWSGRFAERTRPEVELFTSSLAVDRRLYRYDIRGSEAHCRALARAGILRKGEEARILGALREIEAEIDSGRFAWRPEDEDIHMAVERRLIEKLGPLGGKLHTGRSRNDQVVLDLFLYLRDETEAIGAELRALEAALARQARAHVDTVLPLYTHLQPAQPVLLAHHLLAYVEMLERDRLRFADCRRRLDVLPLGAGAGAGTGFGLDLRFLGRLLGFRRVTANSIDAVASRDVPVEFLSAAAIAGMHLSRLAEELVLWASPEFGFVELPDAFATGSSMMPQKKNPDVAELVRGRTGRLYGNLLALLTVLKGLPLAYNRDLQEDKEPLFSSADTLRASLGILAAMVPHLKFRPERMREAALEGFTLATELADYLVLKGVPFREAHAVVGRLVRYCLEHGRGLETLELEELRRFSPKFDRDVQAWLTLEHAVGRRKAPGGTAKRNVLRRLARLGL; encoded by the coding sequence ATGCCTTCCGGCAAGGCCTGGTCCGGTCGCTTCGCGGAACGCACGCGGCCCGAGGTGGAGCTCTTCACCTCTTCGCTGGCCGTCGACCGCCGCCTCTACCGGTACGACATCCGGGGCAGCGAGGCGCACTGCCGCGCGCTCGCCCGGGCCGGAATTCTCCGCAAAGGGGAAGAGGCCCGGATTCTCGGGGCCCTGCGAGAAATCGAGGCGGAAATCGACTCCGGCCGATTCGCCTGGCGGCCCGAAGACGAAGATATCCACATGGCCGTGGAGCGCCGCCTGATCGAGAAGCTGGGTCCCCTCGGCGGCAAACTGCACACGGGCCGCAGCCGGAACGACCAGGTCGTGCTCGATCTCTTTCTCTACCTTCGGGACGAAACGGAAGCGATCGGCGCCGAGTTGCGGGCGCTCGAGGCGGCGCTGGCCCGCCAGGCACGCGCCCACGTCGACACGGTTCTCCCCCTTTACACGCACCTGCAGCCCGCCCAACCCGTGCTCCTCGCGCACCACCTCCTCGCCTACGTGGAGATGCTCGAGCGGGACCGGCTGCGCTTCGCGGACTGCCGCCGCAGGCTCGACGTTCTCCCTCTCGGCGCAGGAGCCGGTGCGGGGACGGGGTTCGGCCTCGACCTGCGGTTTTTGGGGCGGCTTCTGGGCTTCCGCAGGGTGACGGCGAACAGCATCGACGCCGTGGCGAGCCGCGACGTGCCGGTGGAGTTTCTCTCGGCCGCTGCCATCGCCGGGATGCACCTGAGCCGGCTCGCCGAGGAGCTCGTCCTCTGGGCTTCTCCGGAGTTCGGGTTCGTCGAGCTACCCGATGCGTTCGCGACGGGCAGCTCGATGATGCCGCAAAAGAAAAACCCCGACGTGGCCGAGCTCGTCCGAGGCCGAACCGGGCGGCTCTACGGCAACCTCCTCGCACTTCTCACGGTGCTCAAAGGTCTTCCGCTCGCCTACAACCGCGACCTCCAGGAAGACAAAGAGCCCCTCTTCTCGAGTGCCGACACGCTGCGGGCTTCTCTCGGGATTCTCGCCGCGATGGTTCCCCACCTGAAGTTCCGTCCGGAGAGGATGCGCGAGGCCGCGCTCGAGGGCTTCACGCTGGCGACCGAGCTCGCGGATTATCTCGTCCTCAAAGGGGTGCCCTTCCGGGAAGCCCACGCCGTCGTCGGAAGGCTCGTGCGTTACTGTCTCGAGCACGGTCGGGGACTCGAGACGCTCGAGCTCGAGGAGCTGCGGCGCTTCTCGCCGAAGTTCGACCGCGACGTGCAGGCGTGGCTCACGCTCGAGCACGCGGTCGGACGCCGGAAAGCCCCGGGAGGCACGGCGAAGAGAAACGTGCTCCGCCGGCTCGCCCGACTCGGGCTGTGA
- the dapA gene encoding 4-hydroxy-tetrahydrodipicolinate synthase: MKPVFEGVVTALVTPFRDDRVDYDALGRLLELQLAAGVDGVAPCGSTGESATLTHEEHVAVVRFVVERVRGRVPVIAGTGSNSTAEAVALTRAAKEAGADAALLISPYYNKPTQEGIYRHYRTIAEQTRFPLILYNIPGRTGSKIEAETIARLAELDEVVGLKEATGSLDEVQRVLSLCGDRLAVYAGDDALALPILAVGGRGVISVISNVLPAEFGRAVRSALRGAWEEARAEHFRLLPLMHALFLETNPIPVKALLSAMGICRDELRLPLVPMSDGPRKKLLEVARSVGVALP; this comes from the coding sequence ATGAAGCCCGTTTTCGAAGGCGTCGTCACCGCGCTGGTCACGCCGTTTCGCGACGACAGGGTCGACTACGACGCGCTCGGTCGGCTCCTCGAGCTGCAGTTGGCGGCAGGAGTGGACGGTGTGGCACCCTGCGGGAGCACGGGCGAGTCGGCCACGCTGACGCACGAAGAGCACGTGGCCGTCGTCCGCTTCGTCGTCGAGCGGGTCCGCGGGCGCGTCCCCGTCATCGCGGGCACGGGCTCCAACTCCACGGCGGAAGCCGTGGCACTGACGCGGGCGGCCAAAGAGGCCGGGGCGGACGCGGCGCTCCTCATCTCGCCCTACTACAACAAGCCCACGCAGGAGGGGATTTACCGTCACTACCGGACGATTGCCGAGCAGACGCGCTTTCCGCTGATCCTCTACAACATTCCGGGCCGCACGGGCTCGAAGATCGAAGCGGAAACGATCGCGCGTCTCGCGGAGCTCGACGAGGTGGTGGGGCTGAAGGAAGCGACGGGTTCTCTCGACGAGGTGCAGCGGGTACTCTCGCTGTGCGGGGACCGACTCGCCGTCTACGCGGGCGACGACGCCCTCGCGCTCCCGATCCTGGCCGTGGGAGGACGCGGGGTCATCTCGGTGATCTCGAACGTTCTCCCGGCGGAGTTCGGGCGGGCCGTGCGCTCCGCGCTCCGGGGAGCGTGGGAGGAGGCGCGAGCCGAGCATTTCCGACTCCTGCCGTTGATGCACGCCCTCTTCCTCGAAACGAACCCCATACCCGTGAAGGCTTTGCTCTCGGCGATGGGGATCTGCCGGGACGAGTTGCGACTTCCCCTCGTTCCCATGAGCGACGGCCCGAGGAAAAAGCTCCTCGAGGTCGCGCGATCCGTGGGCGTTGCCTTGCCATGA